The Thermodesulfovibrionales bacterium genomic sequence GAGCGGTATGCGAGGATCATCGAGGGCATCAGGGAACGCCACGACGACGTGGTGATTGTCGTCTCGACCAGCGGCAGGGTCTTCGGCGACCCGGAGAAGCGGACGGAGGTGCTCAGCCTTCAGGGTGACAGTAAACCGGACATGGCAAGCCTGACCCTCGGGTCGATGAATTTCATGAATGCGCC encodes the following:
- a CDS encoding 3-keto-5-aminohexanoate cleavage protein; the protein is MTDLIVNLAPTGAVHMRDHSPYVPISPDEIVEDVNECVDAGASMVHLHAREADGSPSYRKERYARIIEGIRERHDDVVIVVSTSGRVFGDPEKRTEVLSLQGDSKPDMASLTLGSMNFMNAP